CATATATATCATTGAGCGTTTTAGCCGGCGCGAGAGTCCAAAGAGAATATGGATTAAGCTCGATTTCAGCTATTTTTTCTAATTTATCGAGTATTAGACCTAAATCCTTATGGTTAAACCAACAGTCCGTATCGACAGCAAACTCCTTACCATCGGAGTTATGTGAAATTTTGATATCAAAAATATCATCAAGACTGAAATTATCATCTAAATTTACCCCGACATTTTTAGATAAGTGTGAACATGCAATCTCGCTATTTAAAAAGTCATCCACGCTCGGCTTATCTTTTTGCAATAAACGAGTACATGCTAAGTGATATTCGATTTTTCTCGGCGTTTGATTTATTTCGGATACAAATAGCAAACCGTATTCGTCTTCAAATTCAACGCTAATTACATCTCCCTGCGTAAAGTAAGGCTCGCGCTTTACTCTCAACTTAGGCACCTTGATAGGTCTGGGATTTTCGCTTTGAAGCTGTATAGCTAATTTATCAAGGGCCCTTTGCCTTTGTGACTTCGCCTTGCTGTCAATTTCAAGCCAAAAGTCATCAGCCCCATTCTCAATTAGCTCAAGCGCCTTAGTCTTTATATCTTCCGGAAGATGTCCTATCTTCCAAAGTGAATAAGCAAGCGCAGTCCAATAAATTTCTGTGTAAAAATCATCCGTGCAATAATTGCTCTCCTCATCTAAGATATCAGCAATTATATTATCTATATTTTCACCGTCCTTATATCTTTCGACTATAAAATTATAGATGTCATAGCCATCGTCGCTATCTATAATCTTTACTCCATCAATCGCCATTCTGTTCTATAAGCTCCCTACTATGTTTTCTACAAGCTCAGTGATATCCTTTGAGGCATAGAGAATTTCATCTGGATCATGGATATAACAGATTACTTGCGCCATGTCGCCATCCTCGTCAGGATCAAAGTCTAGCATTAAATAACAGCTATCACAGTACTGCGCAAACGGAATCCACTTCTCGTTGAAAAGATATGGCTTTATTCTCGTATCGCGCATCTCCTCAATATCTTCGTCAGAAAAATATTCAGGATAATCTGTTAGCAAAGCATTCTTATTTTGAAAATAGCTCTTGCAGTTTTCAATTTCTGAAAGGCTCATTAGATTAAAGCACATATAGCGTTCGTCAATCTCACAAGGCAAAATGCCCATGTACTTGCTTCCATTTTTGTACTTATACAGCTCCTTGAATCCATCTGGTAGGCTGATTCCAAAGCTTTCTTCAAATTTAGAAAGTTCATCATCAGAAGCTCCTTCTAGTTCAAGATACTCATCATAATATTCTTCTTCAATAGGATCATCTAAATCCCATTCATCAAAGTTCTCGCAGATATACTTCTCAATTAGCTTTATGTTTTCAATCATTCCCATTGCGCTTATCTCCTTATATGTCTCCGTCTATAACTTTCTGAAGGTATGTTGATATATCTTCCATAAAATCCTTGAAGCTACAAAGATCATAAAGTTCCTCATGCTCAAGGTCATATGCAGCAATCTTCTTGCTCTTAGGATTCCAAACTATATAAAAGTGATCATAATCACCAGTTGACTTTGAAATTCTAAGAAGCTTTTTTCTTCCGATTTTCATTGGAATAGTTTCTATCAAAGGAAAAAACTCAATATAATCAAAATCACAGTCATCAAGTTCAAAGCGAAGCTTGTCCCCTTGTAAAAACTCAAGCAATGATTTTGGGAGCTTATATGCCTTAAGCTCATCTAGCTTATTTTGTAGGCTATAGAATTCCTCTGGCTCAAGTGATTTGAAATATTCGGCCATCTCAACATCGCCCTTTTCTACGGCAATAGTGTAAGGCCTCATTCCATCCTTTTCGGTTATTGTAACATCTGCGCCATGCTCTACTAGATATTTACACATTTTTAAATCAACGTATCTAGCTGCAACACATAGCGGAGTTGGACAAAAAGAGTAGACATCATCAGGACGATTGAAGTTGATATCTACACCTCTATCAATAAAGAAATCAACGGCCTCATAATTACCTTCACTTACAGCTTTCCTAAAAGCCGGTCCGCCATACTTTTTAACACTATGCCCTAGCTCGTCTATCAAAGCCAGATTTTCAATTTTACCTCCATACAAAGCCTGCTCAAATGCATCTGAATCGACTCTGTTTAGAACATTAATTTTCGCGCCATGTGAAACCAAATATCTGATCAAAGGCTCGTCGCAATAGCGTGCAGCTAGAAGAAATGAAGGATTATCCTCATCATTTAGATTTGCTCCTTTTTCCACAAGCCATTCAACTGATCTAGCCTTGTTCATAATCAAAGCAAGAGCAAGTGGTGAAAGACTTGCATATTTAGAAAACTTGATTTCTTCATCTAGGTCTAAACCCTTTGATAGTTCTTCATCAAGCATATTAATATTCTCATCTATTACATAATTAGCAAGCTCTGGTATGCTATCATAACTACCTATGTCTTTTATTTCTATCATAGTATATCTTTTAATCCTTGCTATTCTCTAACTAGAAACTAACCTTTACATTTTCGCGCTCGGCTTCGTTTTGCACCTCAAACATTGGCTTAGCAGAGAAATTAAATATCTTAGCTACAATTGCTGATGGGAAGGTTCTGCATTTGATATTAAATCTCTTAACAACAGCATTGTAGTACTTACGTGAGTTTGCAATGTCTTCTTCAACATGATTTAGCTGGTTCATAAGTTCCTTAAAGTTTTCATTTGCCTTTAGCTCAGGGTAAGCCTCAGCTACTGCAAATAGGCTTCTTAAGGTTCCAGTAAGAATATTTTCATTTTGTAGTTTTTCTTCTGTTGTTGATGAACTTGCTACGGCAGATCTTGCAGCTACTACAGCTTCTAGAGTCTTTGATTCATGAGCAGCATAACCCTTAACTGTCTCAACAAGATTTGGAATCAAGTCATATCTTTTCTTTAGATATACGTCCATGGTTGCAAAACCTTCTTCGCAGTTTGCAGACAACTTAATAAAACCATTGTAACTTACAATTAACCATAGTAGTAGCAATACAACTATTCCTATAATTACATAAAGTAACATATCAACACCTCATTTTCTTATTAATATAATGCAATAACTTATTGCTATCTTTGATATATCATAGCACCATATTGATGCTTGTACAAATATATTGGGCTTTTATTTTGCTACTTTCGCTTACCAGGCACCGCCACCGCCACCGCCGACACCGCCGCCTGAGAATCCGCCGCCACCTCTGAATCCTCCACCGCCACCGGTGAATCCGCTGCCTCTACTGCGACCCATAAATCTTCCAGGGTATGTCTTTGACACTTCAATTTCTGTTCTTAGTTCAATATTACTTATCATCGTATTAACTATCATAGGGTTTAAAGCATTTTGTCCAAATGAAGTGTAAGAGCAATGGTTAGGCACCGATATATTATTAAACTTTGAAATCCATTTATCTGTTAACTTAAACACATATGCATAAGGTAAAACATCATAGAAATACGATGGATTTTCATCTACAAGCTCATTGAGCCTATCGAGCTCTACAGTTTCTATAAAGTTCTTAAATCCGACAATTTGACCAAAT
The nucleotide sequence above comes from Eubacterium sulci ATCC 35585. Encoded proteins:
- a CDS encoding membrane protein, encoding MLLYVIIGIVVLLLLWLIVSYNGFIKLSANCEEGFATMDVYLKKRYDLIPNLVETVKGYAAHESKTLEAVVAARSAVASSSTTEEKLQNENILTGTLRSLFAVAEAYPELKANENFKELMNQLNHVEEDIANSRKYYNAVVKRFNIKCRTFPSAIVAKIFNFSAKPMFEVQNEAERENVKVSF
- a CDS encoding ankyrin, which codes for MIEIKDIGSYDSIPELANYVIDENINMLDEELSKGLDLDEEIKFSKYASLSPLALALIMNKARSVEWLVEKGANLNDEDNPSFLLAARYCDEPLIRYLVSHGAKINVLNRVDSDAFEQALYGGKIENLALIDELGHSVKKYGGPAFRKAVSEGNYEAVDFFIDRGVDINFNRPDDVYSFCPTPLCVAARYVDLKMCKYLVEHGADVTITEKDGMRPYTIAVEKGDVEMAEYFKSLEPEEFYSLQNKLDELKAYKLPKSLLEFLQGDKLRFELDDCDFDYIEFFPLIETIPMKIGRKKLLRISKSTGDYDHFYIVWNPKSKKIAAYDLEHEELYDLCSFKDFMEDISTYLQKVIDGDI
- a CDS encoding SMI1 / KNR4 family protein, with amino-acid sequence MGMIENIKLIEKYICENFDEWDLDDPIEEEYYDEYLELEGASDDELSKFEESFGISLPDGFKELYKYKNGSKYMGILPCEIDERYMCFNLMSLSEIENCKSYFQNKNALLTDYPEYFSDEDIEEMRDTRIKPYLFNEKWIPFAQYCDSCYLMLDFDPDEDGDMAQVICYIHDPDEILYASKDITELVENIVGSL